In Bythopirellula goksoeyrii, a single window of DNA contains:
- a CDS encoding shikimate kinase, whose protein sequence is MPPIDTRSIALIGLRGTGKTTVAQLLALRTGWDWVDADVEVELSAGKSIAAIFADDGEAAFRDLEAKVVSELCRRSQAILALGGGAVLRKENRDCLAGCQAVVWLKATPETLAGRLETDSTTAERRPNLTNHGGRTEIEVLLDQRDPIYRGCATLEVDTEEKQPAEIADEIYVALVG, encoded by the coding sequence ATGCCACCGATTGATACACGCTCCATTGCCCTAATTGGACTCCGCGGGACGGGGAAGACGACCGTCGCGCAGCTTCTTGCTCTGCGCACTGGGTGGGACTGGGTGGACGCCGACGTCGAAGTAGAACTGAGCGCTGGCAAGTCGATCGCGGCGATTTTTGCCGACGATGGGGAAGCGGCATTTCGTGATTTGGAGGCCAAGGTGGTGTCCGAGCTTTGTCGGCGCTCACAAGCGATATTGGCCCTGGGTGGTGGGGCTGTCTTGCGGAAGGAAAACCGCGATTGCCTTGCTGGCTGTCAGGCGGTGGTGTGGCTCAAAGCCACCCCCGAGACCCTCGCTGGGCGGCTGGAAACCGACTCCACGACCGCCGAGCGGCGTCCTAACCTGACTAATCACGGCGGTCGTACCGAAATTGAGGTCCTCCTGGACCAACGAGATCCGATTTACCGGGGGTGTGCTACCCTTGAGGTCGATACCGAAGAAAAGCAGCCTGCCGAGATAGCCGACGAAATATACGTGGCGCTGGTGGGCTGA
- a CDS encoding OmpA family protein, producing MSIRCLMLFSCLALLLATGCSRLAYKPNQQAAAAADQQMQLVAQQNQEYQSRAQSLDRDNQELEAILAQSRQKVQLLTDEINTTRDQLRATTDQLVALREDNSQLRTKTSALMASASQREQGEIRANNSMLKNLALADLPGVQVRQDGDLLRVEIPADQLFMPGSPYLKDDAKQLLASVAIDLRQNFPEHIIGIEGHTDDSSTHSQQFPSNHHLSAAQSLSVYNALIERGTLPAVQLFVIGHGGNHAVVSNATEAGKARNRRIEFVVYPERIASR from the coding sequence ATGTCAATTCGCTGCCTCATGTTGTTCTCATGCCTCGCGTTGCTTCTGGCAACCGGGTGTAGTCGGCTTGCGTACAAACCGAACCAGCAGGCAGCCGCTGCAGCCGACCAACAGATGCAGTTAGTGGCACAGCAGAATCAGGAATACCAAAGCCGAGCCCAATCGCTCGATCGCGATAATCAGGAACTCGAAGCAATCCTGGCCCAGTCGCGACAAAAGGTGCAACTCTTAACCGACGAGATCAATACGACTCGCGATCAACTCCGCGCGACGACAGATCAGTTAGTCGCCTTGCGTGAAGACAATTCGCAACTTCGAACGAAAACATCGGCGTTGATGGCGTCGGCCAGCCAACGCGAGCAAGGCGAGATTCGGGCCAACAACAGTATGCTTAAGAACCTGGCATTGGCTGATTTGCCGGGGGTGCAGGTGCGCCAGGATGGCGATTTATTGCGGGTAGAAATCCCCGCGGATCAGCTGTTCATGCCGGGGAGTCCTTATTTGAAGGACGATGCCAAGCAACTGTTGGCCAGCGTCGCCATAGATCTGCGGCAGAATTTCCCCGAACACATCATCGGCATCGAGGGGCATACGGACGACTCTTCTACCCATTCCCAACAATTCCCTTCAAACCACCACCTCTCTGCTGCTCAGTCACTCTCAGTCTACAACGCCCTGATTGAGCGGGGAACATTGCCTGCCGTCCAGCTATTCGTCATCGGCCACGGTGGAAATCATGCGGTGGTTTCGAATGCCACCGAGGCGGGCAAGGCACGCAACAGGCGAATTGAATTCGTCGTCTATCCTGAGCGAATCGCCAGTCGCTAA
- a CDS encoding prepilin peptidase: MQLGVFFVGAALGALANWAIYCLAWNPRPISPWGPIPDGVPSRRWSDRLPVLGWNGMRRESTVHGSWFWGRPLLIELSMGIGLVLLCWWEVDQRGLVLGQLQQLLQDAQVPLAFPRTAIPLSAVWPTFWSHAILITLMVAASFIDFDEKIIPDEITVPGTLIGLLLAACLPMSLLPLGTFPQAPPEIGIEVPLPQIAIGLKAYVEPTLLASPNEWSPQFRPAPNWRSLALGQFCWWLWCFALAPRIWRGRRGVWRATSVICRRVLREFCRPPLGVIAWGGALAIAAVWWWGTVAWMGLLTALVGLAMSGAMIWIVRIVGSAAMGREAMGFGDVTLMMMVGTFLGWQACVIVFFVAPFAGLIGGLMQLITKRDDVIPYGPFLCLGALFVMVYWAGVWNRVSFAFQLGWLVPAVLLFCFVMLGILLFIWQQIKRLLFGQATRMD; this comes from the coding sequence ATGCAACTCGGCGTATTCTTCGTCGGTGCTGCCTTGGGTGCGCTTGCGAATTGGGCCATCTATTGCCTCGCCTGGAATCCTCGACCAATTTCTCCTTGGGGGCCAATCCCTGACGGGGTGCCATCGCGGCGTTGGTCGGATAGGTTACCGGTTCTCGGCTGGAATGGCATGCGGCGTGAGAGCACAGTGCATGGTAGTTGGTTTTGGGGCAGACCGCTTCTGATTGAACTTAGCATGGGAATTGGTCTTGTACTCTTGTGCTGGTGGGAAGTCGACCAGCGTGGACTCGTGCTTGGCCAGCTCCAACAGCTTTTGCAAGATGCACAGGTTCCACTCGCTTTTCCCAGAACAGCAATTCCACTCTCGGCAGTGTGGCCCACATTCTGGAGTCACGCGATCTTGATCACGCTGATGGTTGCTGCGAGTTTTATCGACTTCGATGAAAAAATAATTCCCGACGAAATCACTGTGCCCGGGACGTTGATCGGACTCTTGTTGGCTGCTTGCTTGCCCATGAGTTTGCTGCCACTGGGGACTTTCCCACAAGCGCCGCCTGAGATTGGTATCGAAGTGCCCTTGCCGCAGATAGCCATCGGACTGAAGGCTTATGTGGAACCAACTCTGCTTGCTTCGCCAAACGAATGGTCACCGCAGTTTCGGCCGGCACCTAATTGGCGTTCGTTAGCCCTGGGCCAGTTCTGTTGGTGGCTATGGTGTTTCGCTCTAGCGCCAAGAATCTGGCGAGGGCGGCGAGGAGTGTGGCGAGCGACGAGCGTTATTTGCCGCCGGGTCCTTCGTGAATTCTGCCGCCCGCCGCTCGGGGTAATTGCTTGGGGCGGTGCGTTGGCCATCGCAGCCGTGTGGTGGTGGGGTACGGTCGCCTGGATGGGGTTGCTCACGGCACTTGTCGGGTTAGCAATGAGTGGTGCCATGATCTGGATCGTGCGCATCGTTGGCAGCGCTGCCATGGGTCGCGAGGCGATGGGTTTCGGTGACGTGACACTCATGATGATGGTCGGCACCTTCCTGGGCTGGCAAGCATGTGTCATCGTGTTCTTCGTAGCCCCCTTTGCAGGTTTGATTGGCGGACTGATGCAGCTCATCACCAAACGTGATGATGTGATTCCCTACGGACCGTTCCTTTGCCTGGGGGCCTTGTTCGTCATGGTTTACTGGGCAGGAGTTTGGAATCGCGTGTCCTTTGCGTTTCAACTCGGCTGGCTTGTGCCGGCAGTGTTGTTGTTTTGTTTCGTGATGTTGGGCATCTTGTTGTTCATCTGGCAGCAGATCAAGCGACTGTTGTTTGGACAAGCGACAAGGATGGATTGA
- the mutL gene encoding DNA mismatch repair endonuclease MutL, producing the protein MPTIRQLSSNVVNKIAAGEVIERPASVVKELVENSVDSGATRIDVTIEQGGVELVRVTDNGCGIAADQLQLAVASHATSKIADADDLFRVGTLGFRGEALASIAEVSRLVLRSRPADCEAGAELEIVGGRAEPIRPVGCPAGTTIEIRQLFFNTPVRHKFMRTTQTEMGHITEAITRLALAAPHVHFSLTHGGRLVHDLPPVSNLRERIGSLFGAELADGLIEIESADEHGDQQIRLSGYVANPSHSRGNNRLQYLILNGRVIRDRSLQHALGEAYRGLLLTGRYPICFLNLELSPSLVDVNVHPTKLEVRFQDGGRIYSQLLGTLRSKFLSTDLVARGSFPGRESSESGDLAANNPVEASELYAWAKNQLGRSPTVQSELTGFSTEGTSTSSEGLRLHDFIQPASGASLPAMPQSQDRRLDASDSAVPAPLGTPRALQIHNRYLVVENEDGLEVIDQHALHERILYEQLRDKVAQGELESQRLLVPEPVDLAGSEAAVLLENQALLSQLGLELEPFGGETVLVAAYPAMLANFSPREVLGSLVEQLQAEGKRPESRDLLDELMHTIACKAAIKFGDSLTPGEVEALLAQRHLAQDHHHCPHGRPTALVFTREQLDRQFKRI; encoded by the coding sequence ATGCCCACCATTCGCCAACTATCTTCAAATGTCGTCAACAAGATCGCCGCCGGCGAGGTGATCGAGCGTCCGGCGAGTGTCGTGAAGGAGTTGGTGGAGAATAGTGTCGACTCGGGAGCCACGCGGATCGATGTGACGATCGAGCAGGGGGGGGTCGAGCTGGTACGCGTGACCGACAACGGGTGCGGTATCGCGGCCGATCAATTGCAACTTGCAGTTGCCAGTCATGCCACGAGCAAGATCGCTGACGCAGACGACTTATTTCGTGTGGGCACGCTGGGATTTCGCGGAGAGGCGCTGGCCTCAATTGCGGAGGTAAGCAGGCTGGTACTGCGCAGCAGGCCGGCCGACTGCGAAGCGGGGGCGGAGTTAGAAATCGTTGGTGGACGTGCCGAACCGATTCGACCGGTAGGATGCCCCGCAGGTACCACCATTGAAATTCGACAGCTTTTTTTCAATACTCCCGTGCGACATAAGTTCATGCGCACTACCCAGACCGAAATGGGGCATATCACAGAGGCGATTACCCGACTGGCGTTGGCGGCACCGCATGTTCATTTCTCACTGACACATGGCGGTCGGCTGGTACATGATTTACCTCCTGTTTCGAATTTGCGAGAGCGGATTGGCTCGTTGTTTGGAGCGGAGTTGGCAGACGGGCTCATCGAGATTGAAAGTGCCGATGAGCACGGTGATCAGCAAATTCGTCTCTCGGGGTATGTTGCCAATCCGAGTCACAGCCGCGGCAACAATCGCCTGCAGTATTTGATTCTCAATGGCCGCGTGATACGTGATCGGTCGCTGCAACATGCCTTGGGCGAAGCCTACCGTGGCCTCCTGCTTACGGGTCGCTATCCGATCTGTTTCTTGAATCTGGAATTATCGCCATCGCTGGTGGATGTGAATGTGCATCCGACGAAACTGGAAGTCCGTTTTCAGGATGGGGGGCGGATTTATAGTCAACTGCTGGGAACACTCCGGTCGAAGTTTTTATCCACGGACCTGGTTGCCCGTGGCTCCTTTCCCGGTCGAGAAAGTAGTGAGTCGGGTGACCTCGCTGCGAACAACCCGGTCGAGGCGAGTGAACTCTATGCTTGGGCCAAGAATCAACTCGGCAGATCACCTACCGTCCAATCCGAGTTGACGGGGTTTTCGACAGAGGGGACATCCACGAGTTCGGAAGGATTGCGGCTGCATGACTTTATTCAACCAGCGAGTGGCGCCAGTCTTCCTGCGATGCCGCAATCGCAAGACCGAAGATTGGATGCTTCCGATTCCGCTGTGCCTGCCCCACTGGGTACTCCCCGGGCACTGCAGATTCACAATCGCTACCTTGTTGTAGAAAATGAGGATGGATTGGAGGTCATCGACCAGCATGCACTTCACGAGCGAATCCTCTACGAGCAACTTCGTGACAAAGTTGCCCAAGGGGAGCTCGAAAGCCAAAGGCTTCTGGTGCCAGAGCCGGTGGATCTGGCCGGCAGCGAGGCGGCGGTACTCTTGGAGAATCAGGCGCTACTCTCCCAGTTGGGATTGGAGCTGGAACCCTTCGGAGGGGAAACGGTTCTCGTGGCGGCCTATCCGGCCATGCTGGCCAACTTCAGCCCGCGAGAGGTACTCGGCAGCCTGGTCGAGCAATTGCAGGCCGAGGGAAAACGCCCTGAATCAAGGGATTTGCTCGATGAATTGATGCACACGATCGCCTGCAAGGCCGCGATCAAATTCGGCGATTCGCTGACACCTGGGGAGGTCGAAGCCTTGCTGGCCCAGCGTCATTTGGCTCAGGATCACCATCATTGCCCCCATGGACGGCCGACTGCCCTAGTCTTTACCCGAGAACAATTAGACCGACAATTCAAGCGGATTTGA
- a CDS encoding elongation factor G → MVRNVADIRNLAICGHGNAGKTSLVDQLLVLSGAVNSKPSVEAGTSICDFDEEEKHHKHSVEASVVHFDHAGKRINLIDTPGYPDLVGQMIGALRAVETALITVDAHAGIKVNTRRAWNEAGKAGCGRIIVLTKLDTDNINFAELVDSIKEVFGTGCALLNVPLGLGDSVHGVASTLEIPGDVGDAVIDPKSIHEALVESIIEVDEAVMERYFEGEMPATAELTKLMVQAIAAGTLTPIVCVSTKKEVGLNELMDLLANVALPPDAITRQGTKDGDTVTLKPDPSAPLSAQVFKTRIDPFVHRLSFLRVFSGTLKKDATIEVAGARKGFKIGPLLSVQGEHTEPVDEAGPGEIVAIAKCEDLHTGSSIGEVQLPPLKFPTPMVGLAVAPKTRGDESKLSGALHKITEEDPTIHIEHDAETKEMVLTGMSDLHLNLIRERLKRRDHVEVEAKEPKIPYRETIQTNAEGSYRHKKQSGGAGQFAEIHVRMFPLPEGTDIEEFATKDRFPHLKSHHFEERSHFLWVDSVVGGTIPGNFMPAIEKGFHERIKQGVVAGYPIQNVCVEVHYGKDHPVDSNETAFKIAASRVLAEVFKQAKPGLLEPVVNLHVTIPADNVGDVSSDLSGRRGQMVGMDTVGGGMTTIEAKVPLAEVSTYARTLSSMTGGQGSYTMEFSHYDVVPGNVQQEIISQAKLKEDED, encoded by the coding sequence ATGGTCAGAAATGTTGCGGATATACGGAACCTTGCTATTTGCGGACATGGCAACGCGGGGAAGACTTCGCTGGTCGATCAACTCTTGGTGCTGAGCGGAGCCGTGAATAGCAAGCCGAGCGTGGAAGCCGGCACGAGCATTTGCGATTTCGATGAAGAGGAAAAGCATCACAAGCATTCCGTCGAGGCGAGCGTTGTCCATTTCGATCATGCAGGCAAACGAATCAATCTGATCGATACGCCCGGCTATCCCGATCTGGTAGGGCAGATGATCGGGGCACTGCGTGCCGTGGAAACCGCTTTGATTACTGTGGACGCCCATGCAGGTATCAAGGTGAACACCCGCCGGGCGTGGAACGAGGCGGGCAAGGCAGGGTGTGGGCGAATCATTGTGCTGACAAAACTTGATACCGATAATATAAACTTCGCGGAACTGGTGGATTCGATCAAGGAAGTATTTGGCACGGGCTGTGCGCTGCTGAACGTGCCACTTGGGCTTGGTGATTCAGTTCATGGCGTTGCCAGTACATTGGAGATTCCCGGCGACGTGGGCGATGCAGTTATCGATCCCAAATCAATTCATGAAGCGCTCGTCGAGTCGATTATCGAGGTCGATGAGGCCGTGATGGAACGGTATTTCGAGGGCGAGATGCCTGCCACCGCTGAATTGACCAAGTTGATGGTCCAAGCGATTGCAGCCGGGACACTCACACCGATCGTCTGCGTCTCGACCAAGAAAGAGGTAGGACTCAATGAATTGATGGACTTGCTGGCCAATGTGGCATTGCCTCCCGATGCAATTACGCGTCAGGGCACCAAGGATGGCGATACCGTCACACTCAAGCCCGATCCGTCGGCACCGCTATCGGCCCAGGTGTTTAAGACGCGTATCGACCCATTTGTGCACCGATTGAGTTTCTTACGTGTCTTCTCCGGAACCTTGAAGAAAGACGCCACGATTGAAGTTGCTGGTGCGCGAAAAGGATTCAAGATTGGGCCGCTGTTGAGTGTGCAAGGCGAACACACAGAACCGGTTGATGAGGCAGGCCCTGGGGAGATTGTCGCGATTGCAAAATGCGAAGATTTGCATACTGGCTCGTCGATTGGTGAAGTCCAGCTGCCACCGCTCAAATTTCCGACACCTATGGTGGGATTGGCGGTTGCTCCCAAGACACGTGGGGACGAATCAAAGCTTTCCGGGGCGCTGCACAAGATTACCGAAGAAGACCCGACCATCCACATCGAGCACGACGCCGAAACCAAGGAGATGGTACTCACCGGCATGAGTGATTTGCACCTGAACTTAATTCGCGAGCGGCTCAAACGTCGCGATCATGTCGAAGTCGAAGCCAAAGAACCCAAGATTCCCTATCGCGAGACAATTCAGACTAACGCCGAGGGAAGTTATCGGCACAAGAAGCAGTCCGGCGGGGCAGGGCAGTTTGCGGAGATTCACGTGCGGATGTTCCCGCTACCCGAAGGAACGGACATTGAGGAATTCGCTACGAAGGATCGCTTTCCCCATCTTAAGTCCCATCACTTCGAGGAGCGAAGCCATTTTCTATGGGTTGATTCTGTCGTGGGGGGAACGATCCCAGGCAATTTCATGCCGGCCATCGAAAAAGGATTCCACGAACGGATCAAGCAGGGGGTCGTCGCCGGCTATCCGATCCAGAATGTGTGCGTCGAAGTCCACTATGGCAAAGACCACCCCGTCGATAGCAACGAAACAGCCTTCAAAATTGCTGCTAGCCGTGTGCTGGCTGAGGTCTTCAAACAAGCGAAACCGGGTTTATTGGAGCCGGTGGTCAACCTGCACGTTACCATTCCCGCCGACAACGTCGGCGATGTCTCTAGCGATCTCTCAGGTCGACGCGGCCAAATGGTCGGCATGGATACGGTCGGCGGTGGTATGACTACGATCGAAGCTAAGGTCCCACTGGCTGAGGTCTCCACCTACGCCCGCACTCTCTCCTCGATGACCGGAGGGCAGGGGAGCTATACGATGGAGTTTTCTCACTACGACGTCGTGCCGGGGAACGTACAACAGGAGATTATCTCGCAGGCGAAACTCAAGGAAGATGAGGATTGA
- the hisA gene encoding 1-(5-phosphoribosyl)-5-[(5-phosphoribosylamino)methylideneamino]imidazole-4-carboxamide isomerase encodes MQIWPAIDLLGGKCVRLQQGDYGRETVFSDDPVAMALKFQSAGAKYLHLVDLDGARDGQPTNHEIVREIVAAVDMQCELGGGIRSEKTIDNLFATGLHRLVLGTAALDDPDWLREMAKAHPEQLVLGIDARDGYVATHGWLEVSDVRATDLATQFHDVSLAAIIYTDIATDGMLQGPNVPEMEKMQKQVSVPVVASGGVTTIEDVRALADVGLAGAIVGRALYQGTIDLSEAIEVAETGVIASSKDQ; translated from the coding sequence ATGCAAATTTGGCCTGCGATCGATCTGTTGGGGGGGAAGTGTGTGCGACTGCAGCAGGGCGACTACGGCCGTGAGACGGTCTTCTCCGACGACCCTGTGGCAATGGCTCTGAAATTTCAATCCGCCGGTGCCAAGTATCTGCATCTGGTCGACCTGGATGGTGCCCGTGACGGCCAGCCCACAAATCACGAAATTGTCCGCGAGATCGTCGCGGCGGTTGACATGCAATGCGAACTTGGTGGAGGTATCCGTAGCGAGAAAACAATAGACAACTTATTTGCAACCGGTCTGCATCGTCTTGTTCTGGGGACTGCCGCGTTGGACGATCCTGACTGGTTGCGGGAAATGGCCAAAGCGCATCCGGAACAGTTGGTACTTGGAATTGATGCAAGGGATGGCTACGTAGCTACTCATGGCTGGCTTGAAGTCAGCGATGTCCGGGCAACCGACCTGGCTACTCAGTTTCATGACGTTTCCTTGGCGGCCATCATCTACACGGATATTGCTACCGACGGTATGCTCCAGGGACCCAATGTACCAGAGATGGAAAAAATGCAGAAACAGGTCAGCGTGCCGGTCGTCGCATCCGGTGGCGTTACCACGATTGAAGACGTCCGCGCGTTGGCCGATGTCGGATTGGCGGGAGCCATCGTGGGGCGGGCATTGTATCAGGGCACTATCGATTTATCCGAAGCCATCGAAGTGGCCGAGACGGGTGTTATTGCGTCTTCGAAGGATCAATAG
- the hisH gene encoding imidazole glycerol phosphate synthase subunit HisH, translating to MIAIIDYQMGNLRSVQKGFERVGHAAAITSDPAILAKASHIVLPGVGAFADAIAELKRRELVGPIREAIQSGKPFLGICLGLQLLFEHSFEDGEHEGLGVLKGEVCKFQVPAQYKVPHMGWNEVSFRRKAPIFDGIAEETFFYFVHSYYVVPEDLEVVDGQASYPAPFCASIWRENLFATQFHPEKSQSEGLRVLSNFAELTLASCHSEGA from the coding sequence ATGATCGCGATCATTGACTATCAAATGGGCAACCTTCGCAGTGTGCAGAAGGGGTTTGAACGTGTTGGCCACGCGGCGGCTATCACGAGCGATCCGGCGATTCTAGCAAAGGCTTCCCACATCGTGCTTCCCGGTGTCGGAGCATTTGCAGATGCGATTGCCGAACTCAAACGCCGAGAGCTAGTTGGGCCAATTCGTGAAGCGATTCAAAGTGGTAAGCCGTTTCTAGGTATCTGCCTCGGTCTGCAACTCTTGTTTGAGCACAGTTTCGAAGATGGCGAGCATGAGGGACTGGGAGTGCTGAAGGGAGAGGTCTGCAAGTTCCAAGTTCCAGCTCAGTACAAAGTTCCACACATGGGGTGGAACGAAGTAAGTTTCAGACGGAAGGCACCAATCTTTGATGGCATTGCCGAGGAAACATTTTTCTATTTTGTGCATTCCTATTATGTCGTGCCTGAAGATTTGGAAGTCGTCGATGGCCAGGCCTCTTATCCTGCTCCCTTCTGCGCAAGCATCTGGCGCGAGAACCTCTTTGCAACACAATTTCATCCAGAGAAAAGCCAGAGCGAAGGTCTTCGTGTACTGAGTAATTTCGCTGAGCTGACCTTAGCATCCTGTCATTCCGAAGGAGCTTAG
- the aroE gene encoding shikimate dehydrogenase, giving the protein MICVAIGRSRHKHILAEHRHLCEQGAKLVELRLDYVTSKINVRRLLAEQNDLDCQIIITCRRLEDGGKWTGSEEARQLVLREAIAEGVDYVDIEEDIAGQIPRFGKTKRIISYHNFRKTPENLRQLHEDMSKLDPDIIKIATMANDPHDNLRMLEMMSESEIPTIGMCMGDVGTPSRILASKFKAPFTYATFHHERTLAPGQLSFQQMNEIYRYEHIGPETQVYGVIADPVGHSLSPHVHNAAFDAREINAVYCPFRVPSDDLEQFMEDAPRLGIKGLSVTIPHKEAIAKFLTKVDPAVKSIAAVNTVVFDGSEVIGYNTDYNSAMDCLEHAMGGIGVKPSPLKNQRALVLGAGGVARPIVYGLKSRGALVTIASRTKQRADRLAAAFDCKAIDWESRQRAQCDILINCTPIGMHPNVDESPVSKTFLKPSMLVFDTVYNPESTLLVKDARARNAEAITGVEMFVRQARLQFYLFTKQEAPPNLMRDVLKKAIGPIGIGR; this is encoded by the coding sequence ATGATCTGCGTTGCCATTGGGCGAAGTCGTCATAAACACATTCTGGCCGAGCATCGACACCTATGTGAGCAAGGTGCCAAGCTGGTTGAGCTGCGCTTGGATTACGTCACCAGCAAGATCAATGTTCGCCGTTTGCTTGCCGAACAAAACGATCTCGATTGCCAAATCATTATTACTTGTCGCCGCTTAGAAGATGGTGGGAAGTGGACCGGCAGTGAAGAAGCGAGGCAACTTGTCCTACGCGAGGCCATCGCCGAGGGAGTGGACTATGTGGACATTGAAGAAGACATCGCTGGTCAGATCCCGCGATTTGGTAAGACGAAGCGAATCATCAGCTACCACAATTTCCGCAAGACACCTGAGAATTTGCGTCAACTGCACGAGGATATGTCGAAGCTCGACCCCGACATCATCAAGATTGCCACCATGGCGAATGATCCCCATGACAACCTACGCATGTTGGAGATGATGTCCGAGAGTGAAATTCCCACGATCGGAATGTGCATGGGAGACGTCGGAACCCCTTCACGAATCCTTGCTTCGAAGTTCAAAGCACCTTTTACTTATGCCACGTTTCACCACGAACGTACATTGGCTCCGGGGCAGCTAAGCTTTCAGCAGATGAATGAGATCTATCGATACGAGCATATCGGACCAGAGACTCAAGTTTATGGTGTGATCGCTGATCCGGTCGGCCATAGTCTGAGCCCTCATGTTCACAATGCAGCCTTTGATGCTCGTGAAATAAATGCGGTCTATTGTCCTTTTCGTGTTCCCTCGGACGATCTTGAGCAGTTTATGGAAGATGCCCCGCGACTGGGAATCAAGGGACTGAGCGTGACGATTCCTCATAAGGAAGCGATTGCCAAGTTTCTCACGAAGGTAGATCCTGCAGTGAAGAGCATTGCGGCAGTCAATACGGTCGTATTCGATGGTAGTGAAGTCATCGGATACAACACCGACTACAACTCCGCCATGGATTGCTTGGAACATGCCATGGGTGGTATTGGAGTGAAGCCAAGTCCGCTGAAAAACCAGCGTGCCTTGGTCTTGGGAGCGGGAGGAGTTGCCAGGCCGATTGTGTATGGACTCAAAAGCCGGGGTGCGCTTGTGACGATAGCTTCGCGGACCAAGCAGCGTGCCGATCGACTGGCCGCTGCTTTCGATTGCAAGGCGATCGACTGGGAATCTCGCCAGCGGGCTCAGTGTGACATTCTCATCAATTGCACACCGATTGGTATGCACCCGAACGTCGATGAGTCGCCGGTGAGTAAGACGTTCCTGAAACCTTCGATGCTGGTGTTCGACACGGTGTACAATCCCGAATCGACTTTGCTTGTGAAAGATGCTCGGGCACGCAATGCGGAGGCAATCACCGGCGTTGAAATGTTTGTGCGACAGGCGCGGCTGCAGTTTTACCTTTTTACCAAGCAGGAAGCACCTCCCAACCTAATGCGCGACGTATTGAAGAAGGCGATTGGGCCGATTGGGATTGGGCGGTAG